Proteins encoded within one genomic window of Aspergillus nidulans FGSC A4 chromosome VII:
- the osm1 gene encoding putative fumarate reductase Osm1 (transcript_id=CADANIAT00008171): protein MAPRVIVVGGGLSGLSAAHTVYLNGGSVLVLDKQAFFGGNSTKATSGINGALTRTQVDLNIRDSVKQFYDDTLKSARDKARPDLIKVLTYKSAAAVEWLQDVFNLDLTLVSRLGGHSQPRTHRGHDAKFPGMAITYALMQRLEELSESDPDRVQIIKKARVTAVNKDGNAVTGVTFEVDGETKTADGVVILATGGYAADFGDSSLLKKHRPDTFGLSSTNGTHATGDGQKMLMSIGANGIDMDKVQVHPTGLVDPKDPTAKFKFLAAEALRGEGGLLLNSDGERFSDELGHRDYVSGQMWKEKEKGKWPIRLVLNSKASKVLDFHTRHYSGRGLMKKMTGKELAKEIGCGEAKLQKTFEDYNAIAEGKKKDPWNKRFFHNLPFSIDDEFHVALMEPVLHFTMGGIEINDRAEVLNSEHKPFDGLYACGELAGGVHGANRLGGSSLLGCVVYGRVAGDSASEYLFKKLVAGGGSSAQQRLGQISLHIDPATPGKVSVEWNGAGAAKASGTNPAVSTAPLPANADAPAETSKPPTKAPKKFTIPETEYSMEEVAKHNKKDDLWIVVKGIILDVTNWLDEHPGGANALFNFMGRDATEEFEMLHDDEVIPKYAPHIVIGRVKGQTPSLEY, encoded by the exons ATGGCCCCCAGAGTAATCGTTGTCGGTGGTGGAT TGTCCGGTCTCAGTGCCGCCCACACCGTCTACCTCAACGGTGGAAGTGTTCTCGTTCTTGACAAGCAAG CATTCTTTGGTGGCAACTCAACAAAGGCCACGTCCGGTATCAACGGTGCTCTCACTCGCACCCAGGTCGACCTCAATATCCGAGACAGTGTCAAGCAATTCTACGATGACACATTGAAATCCGCCCGTGATAAGGCTCGCCCtgatctcatcaaagtccTCACATACAAGTCCGCTGCTGCCGTAGAGTGGCTGCAAgatgtcttcaacctcgaccttACACTGGTTTCTCGTCTTGG TGGCCACTCGCAGCCCCGAACCCACCGTGGTCACGATGCCAAATTCCCTGGTATGGCCATCACATATGCTCTCATGCAGCGCCTAGAGGAGCTCTCCGAGTCGGACCCCGACCGCGTTCAGATTATCAAGAAGGCTCGTGTTACGGCTGTCAACAAGGACGGCAATGCTGTCACTGGTGTCACATTTGAGGTGGACGGTGAGACGAAGACGGCCGATGGTGTTGTCATCCTGGCTACTGGTGGTTATGCTGCTGATTTCGGTGACTCGTCGCTCCTTAAGAAGCACCGCCCCGACACGTTTGGTCTGTCCAGCACCAACGGTACTCACGCCACTGGTGACGGCCAGAAGATGTTGATGTCCATCGGCGCCAACGGTATTGATATGGACAAGGTTCAAGTCCACCCCACGGGTCTTGTCGACCCCAAGGACCCCACTGCCAAGTTCAAGTTCCTTGCTGCTGAGGCCCTCCGTGGTGAGGGTGGTCTCCTCCTCAACTCGGATGGCGAGCGATTCTCTGATGAGCTTGGTCACCGTGATTACGTCTCCGGTCAGatgtggaaggagaaggagaagggcaagTGGCCCATTCGCCTTGTCCTCAACAGCAAGGCCTCTAAAGTCCTTGACTTCCATACTCGCCACTACTCCGGCCGTGgtttgatgaagaagatgaccggCAAGGAGTTGGCAAAGGAGATTGGTTGCGGCGAAgccaagctgcagaagacgTTCGAGGACTACAACGCCATTGCcgagggcaagaagaaggacccTTGGAACAAGCGCTTCTTCCACAACCTGCCGTTCAGCATCGATGATGAGTTCCACGTTGCCCTCATGGAGCCTGTTCTGCACTTCACTATGGGTGGTATCGAGATCAACGACCGCGCCGAGGTCCTGAACTCTGAGCACAAGCCCTTCGATGGCCTTTACGCTTGCGGTGAACTTGCTGGTGGTGTCCACGGTGCCAACCGCCTGGGTGGTTCTTCTCTCCTCGGCTGTGTCGTCTACGGTCGTGTCGCTGGTGACAGCGCTAGCGAGTATCTTTTCAAGAAGCTTGTTGCTGGCGGTGGCTCTTCTGCCCAGCAGCGTCTTGGCCAGATCTCTCTCCACATTGATCCCGCTACTCCTGGCAAGGTCTCTGTTGAATGGAAtggcgctggtgctgctaAAGCCTCTGGTACTAATCCCGCCGTCTCCACGGCACCTCTCCCCGCTAATGCTGATGCCCCTGCTGAGACATCGAAGCCTCCGACTAAAGCCCCCAAGAAGTTCACCATCCCCGAGACCGAGTACTCGATGGAGGAAGTGGCCAAGCACaacaagaaggatgatttATGGATTGTCGTCAAGGGCATTATTCTCGACGTGACTAACTGGCTGGATGAGCACCCCGGTGGTGCCAACGCCCTGTTCAACTTCATGGGGCGTGATGCCACGGAAG AATTTGAGATGCTCCACGACGACGAAGTCATTCCTAAATACGCTCCTCATATCGTCATTGGTCGGGTGAAGGGTCAAACTCCCAGCCTTGAATACTAA
- a CDS encoding uncharacterized protein (transcript_id=CADANIAT00008172) — protein sequence MSDHQKRGSSEDSNTPTKQRPDRNDGDPAQSDQDTQSLASRIQKSASGLARNAFFSSTPSGDTAHLLSDSGKAAPSSSSSALAAAEQYKDTTGPSSSASRDHNVHVPAETFRSPGATHSGGFELPRLTEDEFQSTYGGNLSDTIDPLDETKGKGRAINSVPGSGLTSSIYHDGTTAPPTLNPSDGDAVVAILNDQTFDPEFPPSANEPPEYVETELSPLQLTPEEMQMIESFRRQLPPDSQSTTDTQQKRQLNSFSLVPDIGSFLDTVPAASATDATSLRDTVLANLPGAAEWMSVEEEYHDEVWGYLRPTLEAAAKEIESKKDSGITEDGPAVRRLKMILKHMQH from the coding sequence ATGTCCGATCACCAGAAGCGGGGTAGTTCTGAGGATAGCAATACTCCGACGAAACAACGACCAGACAGGAACGACGGCGACCCTGCACAGTCTGACCAGGATACTCAGTCTCTAGCTTCACGCATTCAAAAATCAGCCTCTGGGCTCGCGAGAAatgctttcttctcctctacTCCCTCGGGAGATACCGCGCATCTACTCTCAGACAGTGGCAAGGCTGCgccgtcttcatcttcctcagccttAGCAGCCGCAGAGCAATACAAAGACACTACCGGGCCATCTTCGTCGGCTTCTCGCGATCACAACGTTCATGTCCCCGCGGAAACATTCAGATCACCGGGCGCGACTCATTCGGGAGGATTCGAGCTACCTCGGCTCACGGAGGACGAATTCCAGAGCACTTATGGCGGGAATTTGTCGGACACAATCGATCCTCTCGACGAGACAAAAGGGAAAGGCAGAGCTATAAACTCAGTACCTGGGTCTGGGCTTACATCCTCGATTTACCACGATGGAACCACCGCACCGCCGACTCTAAACCCGTCCGACGGCGACGCTGTAGTCGCAATTCTGAATGATCAAACTTTCGATCCGGAATTCCCTCCCTCAGCCAACGAACCTCCAGAATATGTCGAGACGGAGCTCTCCCCACTTCAGCTTACCCCAGAGGAGATGCAAATGATTGAGTCGTTCCGACGCCAGTTACCACCCGACTCGCAGTCAACGACTGACACACAGCAGAAGCGACAGCTTAACTCGTTCAGTCTCGTCCCAGATATTGGCTCATTCCTGGATACGGTTCCTGCTGCGTCGGCGACAGACGCAACTTCGCTGCGAGATACTGTCTTGGCAAATCTGCCCGGTGCGGCGGAGTGGATGTCTGTCGAGGAGGAATACCACGATGAAGTTTGGGGTTACTTACGGCCCACGctggaggctgctgctaaGGAGATTGAGTCAAAGAAAGATTCTGGCATTACTGAGGACGGGCCTGCAGTTCGAAGATTGAAGATGATTCTGAAGCATATGCAGCATTGA
- a CDS encoding protein phosphatase 2A regulatory subunit CDC55 (transcript_id=CADANIAT00008173), protein MVDRDPGTPTWKFTQCFGDKGDVEDITEADIISTVEFDHTGNYLATGDKGGRVVLFERNETKKTCEYKFHTEFQSHEPEFDYLKSLEIEEKINKIKWCRRQNASHFLLSTNDKTIKLWKVFDKSLKVVAENNLSTELTPGGVGGGGAPRAPRVSFKDSSALKLPRMTHHDTVVAAVPRRTYANAHAYHINSISVNSDGETFISSDDLRVNLWNLNIQDQSFNIVDIKPANMEELTEVITAAEFHPTSCNWFMYASSKGTIKLADMRQRALCDTHHKLFEQEEDASSRSFFSEIISSISDVRFSHDGRYIVSRDYLTVKIWDVNMERQPVKTIPIHEHLRPRLCDTYENDSIFDKFEVVFSGDAENVMTGSYNNNFMIYPTDPAKETEIVLQADKSAFKAKKVGVPTPMNKGANGKKSNSRTSSPAGPGSRMKKETDADQIDFNKKILHMSWHPFEDSIAIAATNNLFVFSAL, encoded by the exons ATGGTGGACAGGGACCCAGGTACACCTACCTGGAAATTCACACA ATGCTTTGGCGATAAAGGCGATGTAGAAGACATTACAGAAG CCGATATTATTTCTACTGTCGAGTTCGACCATACCGGTAATTACCTCGCCACAGGAGACAAGGGCGGAAGAGTGGTGCTCTTTGAAAGGAACGAAACA aagaaaacatgCGAATACAAATTCCATACCGAATTCCAGTCACATGAGCCAGAATTCGACTACCTAAAATCCCTAGAGATCGAAGAGAAAATCAACAAAATAAAATGGTGCCGGCGCCAAAATGCGTCACATTTCCTACTTTCGACTAATGACAAAACAATCAAGCTGTGGAAGGTGTTTGATAAATCTCTCAAAGTCGTTGCGGAGAACAATCTCTCTACAGAGCTTACCCCTGGCGGCGTTGGTGGTGGAGGGGCACCCAGAGCGCCTCGAGTGTCTTTTAAAGATTCCTCAGCACTGAAGCTTCCACGAATGACACATCACGACACTGTCGTCGCAGCTGTACCTAGACGAACATACGCTAACGCCCATGCATACCACATTAACAGCATCTCTGTCAACAGTGACGGGGAGACGTTCATTAGCAGTGACGATCTGCGAGTCAACCTCTGGAACTTGAATATTCAAGACCAGAGCTTCAACATTGTCGACATCAAACCAGCAAACATGGAAGAGCTTACAGAAGTCATCACCGCCGCAGAGTTTCATCCTACAAGCTGTAACTGGTTCATGTACGCGAGCTCAAAGGGGACCATCAAGCTTGCCGACATGCGACAACGGGCTCTTTGTGATACCCACCACAAGC TGtttgagcaagaagaagacgcctCTTCCcgttctttcttctccgaAATCATTTCCTCGATATCTGACGTAAGATTCTCTCACGATGGCCGGTACATTGTATCACGAGATTACCTCACCGTCAAGATTTGGGACGTCAACATGGAGCGACAACCCGTGAAGACAATCCCCATTCATGAACATCTCCGACCTCGTCTATGCGATACGTACGAGAACGACAGCATCTTTGATAAATTCGAGGTGGTCTTTTCGGGCGATGCAGAGAACGTTATGACAGGCAGTTACAACAATAATTTCATGATTTATCCTACCGATCCCGCGAAGGAAACCGAGATTGTTTTGCAGGCTGACAAGTCTGCGttcaaggcgaagaaggtcggCGTACCAACGCCGATGAATAAGGGTGCCAATGGGAAGAAGAGTAACTCAAGGACCAGCAGCCCTGCTGGTCCTGGCAGCcgcatgaagaaggagacaGATGCAGATCAAATTGATTtcaacaagaagatcctGCACATGAGCTGGCATCCGTTTGAGGATAgcattgccattgctgccACAAACAAC TTATTTGTCTTCTCTGCTCTCTAG
- a CDS encoding transcriptional regulator SIN3 (transcript_id=CADANIAT00008174), whose translation MNSGNDNWHPGGPSHPAMDQMNQPPRPLGTFSQNPTPQQGPSSQPSGPVLPPPAAPYHSAGQAGGHSLPGLAELSQTHGNPHPPPSYGQHAPAPAHGGGHSLPGIGQAMQHPSPQSMNQDRERDSRDREIIERQRQEEMVHRERERERERDIERQQLERQRDQQHHPVQSHTGSIPLHQPVASKVPNTIHGPGGLLSNLGPNPPNGPQNAMQASGGPGGMYGSQIPHGEGTPRSYMQHAAGPPGQPLMAFNGGGPSIPGNVAALAQGQQPILNFCQDALSYLDQVKVRFVDQPDVYNRFLDIMKDFKSQAIDTPGVIQRVSNLFNGHPALIQGFNTFLPPGYRIECGTEDNPDAIRVTTPSGTNTLSMPRARHTLDGPSDLAPPAGLGPHNRPDYYEHSRPGWQQQQPQSQQPQGGFSDSPGARMMGGLFPQQSGQGQPQDHHYEYTGQQEQPAPAGAAVATHGQDQRGVSQLQGAASAASAGLGRASLLGAGPSSQGPSMTQPMNNLAGVGSGVLQGSQADLKRGPVEFNHAISYVNKIKNRFSSRPEIYKQFLEILQTYQRESKPIGDVYTQVTQLFNSAPDLLEDFKQFLPESAAHAKQQAALRQQAEENAPMSNLRGDPNYAPGSLTSQTPNRDVKMPPLGNFNVKDSAKEGKKRRTGPGAPTLGGSSVGPAGGVDAARMVDSQAGRGQVLPAGNANKRAKVHHTKPSQAEAPVVSPTLVPALPEPVQPTFSLTPTQEEFAFFDRVKKYIGNKQTFSEFLKLCNLYSTDLIDRHVLVKRAAGYIGSNPELMAWFKRFMHVEEPEDKIVEVKPKQEPGIVNLSHCRSLGPSYRLLPKRERQKPCSGRDELCRSVLNDEWASHPTWASEDSGFVAHRKNQYEDALHRIEEDRHDYDHHIEACNRTIQLIEPIVQQFLVMTEAERAAFQLPRGLGGQSEAIYQRVIKKIYDRQRGERIIKEMFERPCHVLPIVLFRLKQKCEEWKASQREWDKIWREQMQKAYWRSLDHQAIASKGVDKKLFVAKHIQTEIQAKHEESKNLRKSGFQVPKHQFEFSFTDPTVLIDATHLLLTFIDRNSAGFGADPQKVMMFIKDFIPVFFGMDRDTFHVYMNELSNGTSPIDEGDDESSAADDAATSRSSRKGVTNKKIDLLRDVLERRGEKASRNDKEGSAPASGDGTPDAVLVSTTPIPDPTETFDVAELKWMEHPGQGNFNQHREYNLNETYEKKAHHLYANLNIYCFFRTFEILYSRLLRIKLHEKEAHEVVRRALVMKPARELNLIDKVPTDFFYDTDPKANLYQQVVRMCEEVIKGDLESSHLEETLRRYYLRSGYQLYNLEKMFTGIAKFAGAIFNGDSKDRSSDIINLFFKERDKDETTHNQEIQYRKQVERLVKDSEIFRITYYPDNQKTTVQLLTPEDATLENEELSQEARWSYYVSAYTMRDPTEGVPFSQMRMPFLKRNLPGKLEQEEEYNRFYRPLVHQDGLIIRICANSYHILYEPGSYDWWYRPALPPDETSEDTAKEAAVKERRRDRFTEKFINNPSWAHGLSKDQVDESNQRFRSWIKGSEAENAETSAPAGSATDKPENKDDVEMPDAEKASGPES comes from the exons ATGAATTCTGGGAACGATAATTGGCACCCAGGTGGCCCGTCGCACCCTGCCATGGATCAAATGAATCAACCACCTCGACCGTTGGGCACGTTCAG TCAGAACCCGACCCCCCAGCAAGGCCCGTCTTCGCAGCCGTCAGGGCCGGTCCTCCCACCCCCAGCCG CACCCTACCACTCGGCCGGTCAAGCGGGTGGACATTCGCTGCCGGGATTGGCAGAATTGAGCCAGACTCACGGTAACCCGCACCCACCACCATCGTACGGCCAGcatgctcctgctcccgcACACGGTGGCGGACATTCGCTACCAGGAATTGGCCAGGCTATGCAACATCCTTCTCCTCAGTCGATGAACCAGGACCGCGAGCGAGATTCCAGAGATCGGGAGATCATTGAAAGACAACGCCAGGAGGAGATGGTACACAGGGAACGTGAGCGTGAGCGTGAGCGTGACATTGAGCGGCAACAGCTCGAGCGGCAACGGGATCAGCAGCATCATCCTGTTCAAAGTCATACTGGGTCGATTCCTCTACATCAACCTGTGGCGTCAAAGGTTCCAAATACTATCCATGGCCCCGGTGGTCTTTTGTCGAATTTAGGCCCTAACCCGCCTAACGGCCCTCAGAATGCCATGCAAGCTTCTGGCGGACCCGGTGGGATGTATGGATCCCAGATCCCGCATGGTGAAGGAACACCGAGGTCATACATGCAGCATGCCGCTGGACCGCCAGGTCAACCATTGATGGCGTTCAATGGGGGCGGTCCGTCAATTCCCGGTAATGTTGCAGCCCTTGCACAGGGCCAACAACCCATTTTAAAT TTTTGTCAGGATGCGCTTTCATATCTGGATCAAGTCAAGGTCCGCTTTGTTGATCAGCCTGATGTGTACAACCGTTTCCTGGATATAATGAAGGATTTCAAGAGTCAAGC TATCGACACTCCGGGCGTGATTCAGCGTGTTTCGAACTTGTTCAATGGACATCCAGCTCTTATCCAAGGATTTAACACCTTCCTGCCTCCTGGCTACCGGATTGAGTGTGGTACTGAAGATAACCCAGACGCAATCCGGGTGACGACACCTTCAGGCACAAATACTCTTAGTATGCCCCGTGCTAGACATACGTTAGATGGCCCGAGCGACCTGGCTCCTCCCGCTGGGCTAGGTCCTCACAATCGCCCTGACTACTATGAACACTCTCGACCAGgatggcagcaacagcagcccCAATCCCAACAACCGCAGGGCGGGTTTTCGGATTCACCGGGCGCTCGTATGATGGGCGGCTTATTCCCACAGCAATCTGGACAAGGCCAGCCGCAGGACCATCATTATGAATATACTGGCcagcaagagcagcctgCCCCGGCGGGCGCCGCTGTTGCGACTCACGGGCAGGATCAGCGGGGCGTATCTCAACTTCAAGGCGCcgcctctgcagcatctgctggcCTCGGAAGAGCTTCTCTGTTAGGAGCTGGTCCTTCGAGCCAAGGACCGAGCATGACCCAGCCTATGAATAATTTGGCAGGAGTCGGATCGGGCGTCTTGCAAGGTTCACAAGCTGATTTGAAACGCGGACCAGTGGAATTTAATCATGCCATCAGCTACGTTAATAAGATCAAG AATCGATTCTCCAGCCGGCCAGAGATATACAAGCAGTTCCTCGAGATATTACAAACGTATCAGCGCGAATCAAAGCCGATTGGAGATGTATACACTCAGGTCACCCAGCTTTTCAATTCCGCACCAGATTTACTTGAGGATTTCAAGCAATTCCTTCCCGAGTCTGCAGCTCATGCGAAACAGCAGGCTGCTTTGCGTCAGCAGGCGGAGGAAAACGCGCCCATGAGTAATCTCCGCGGTGATCCCAATTATGCACCTGGTTCCCTTACTTCGCAAACACCGAACCGTGATGTGAAGATGCCTCCGCTTGGTAACTTCAACGTCAAGGACTCGGCGAAGGAGGGCAAAAAGCGTAGAACTGGGCCTGGCGCACCAACTCTCGGTGGCTCAAGCGTTGGCCCTGCTGGGGGTGTGGATGCTGCACGGATGGTCGACTCGCAGGCGGGACGAGGGCAAGTTCTGCCAGCAGGCAATGCAAATAAG AGAGCCAAGGTTCATCACACAAAGCCTTCACAGGCAGAAGCTCCGGTCGTTTCTCCTACTCTTGTCCCTGCTCTCCCTGAGCCTGTCCAGCCTACATTCTCTTTGACGCCGACACAGGAAGAGTTTGCCTTTTTCGATCGCGTCAAGAAGTACATTGGGAATAAACAGACTTTCAGCGAGTTCCTCAAGTTATGCAACCTTTACTCAACCGACCTTATCGACCGACATGTGTTAGTTAAACGGGCCGCTGGATACATTGGTTCGAATCCAGAACTCATGGCCTGGTTCAAGCGATTCATGCACGTTGAGGAGCCGGAGGATAAGATTGTTGAAGTCAAGCCCAAGCAAGAACCTGGGATTGTCAACTTATCGCACTGCCGGTCACTTGGGCCGAGTTACCGACTTCTACCCAAGCGCGAGCGACAAAAGCCCTGCAGCGGCCGTGACGAGCTATGTCGGAGTGTATTGAATGATGAGTGGGCCTCCCACCCGACTTGGGCCTCTGAAGATTCTGGCTTCGTTGCCCACAGAAAAAATCAGTACGAAGACGCTTTACACCGCATTGAGGAAGACAGGCACGACTATGATCACCATATTGAAGCTTGCAACCGGACTATCCAGCTTATCGAGCCCATTGTTCAGCAGTTCCTCGTCATGACCGAGGCGGAGAGGGCAGCTTTCCAGCTTCCTCGCGGTCTTGGAGGCCAAAGCGAAGCAATCTATCAGCGTGTGATCAAGAAAATTTACGACAGGCAGCGCGGAGAGAGGATCATTAAGGAGATGTTCGAGCGCCCTTGCCATGTTCTTCCAATTGTGCTCTTCCGACTGAAACAGAAATGCGAGGAGTGGAAGGCTAGTCAGCGCGAATGGGATAAGATCTGGCGCGAACAGATGCAGAAGGCTTACTGGCGCAGTCTCGACCACCAAGCAATAGCCAGCAAGGGAGTTGACAAGAAGCTTTTTGTGGCGAAGCATATTCAGACTGAAATTCAAGCCAAGCACGAGGAGAGCAAAAATCTGCGTAAGAGCGGATTTCAAGTGCCAAAACATCAGTTCGAGTTCTCATTCACGGATCCGACCGTGCTTATTGATGCAACTCATTTGCTGTTGACTTTCATCGACCGTAACTCGGCTGGCTTTGGTGCCGATCCCCAAAAAGTTATGATGTTCATCAAGGATTTCATTCCCGTGTTTTTCGGCATGGACCGTGACACCTTCCATGTCTATATGAACGAGCTCTCCAACGGAACTTCGCCGATTGACGAGGGTGACGATGAAAGCTCAGCTGCCGATGATGCAGCAACGTcacgcagcagcaggaaaGGAGTCACAAACAAGAAGATTGACCTCCTCCGTGATGTCCTCGAGCGCCGTGGTGAAAAGGCAAGTCGGAACGACAAAGAAGGCAGCGCCCCGGCTAGTGGTGACGGAACGCCCGACGCCGTTCTTGTTTCCACTACGCCGATTCCAGATCCGACAGAGACCTTTGACGTTGCGGAGCTGAAGTGGATGGAGCATCCCGGACAAGGCAACTTCAATCAACACCGTGAGTATAACCTCAACGAGACTTATGAGAAGAAAGCGCATCATCTGTATGCGAATCTCAACATCTATTGCTTCTTCCGCACATTTGAAATTCTGTActctcgccttcttcgtaTCAAACTgcatgagaaggaagcccACGAGGTTGTTCGCCGCGCGCTTGTCATGAAGCCTGCCCGGGAACTCAACCTCATCGATAAAGTCCCCACTGACTTTTTCTATGACACCGATCCAAAAGCGAATCTGTACCAGCAAGTAGTGCGGATGTGCGAAGAAGTCATCAAAGGGGATTTGGAATCGTCTCACTTGGAGGAAACCCTTCGTCGCTATTACTTGCGGTCCGGATACCAGCTCTAcaatctggagaagatgtttACTGGCATCGCGAAATTCGCTGGGGCAATCTTCAACGGTGACTCTAAAGATCGCAGCTCTGACATCATCAATCTTTTCTTCAAGGAGCGCGACAAGGATGAGACTACGCACAACCAAGAGATCCAGTATCGCAAGCAGGTTGAGAGACTGGTCAAAGACAGTGAAATTTTCCGCATCACCTAC TACCCGGACAACCAGAAGACAACTGTCCAGCTCCTGACTCCAGAGGATGCCACATTAGAAAACGAAGAATTGAGCCAGGAGGCCCGCTGGTCATACTACGTTTCGGCATACACAATGCGCGACCCAACGGAAGGGGTGCCGTTCTCCCAGATGCGGATGCCTTTCCTCAAGCGAAACCTTCCAGGTAAactggagcaggaagaagagtaCAACCGCTTCTATCGCCCACTTGTTCACCAGGATGGGCTTATCATCCGCATCTGCGCCAACAGTTACCACATCCTCTACGAACCTGGCAGCTACGATTGGTGGTACCGGCCGGCTCTTCCCCCAGACGAGACGTCGGAAGACACCGCCAAAGAGGCCGCTGTTAAGGAGAGGCGGCGCGATCGCTTTACCGAGAAGTTTATCAACAACCCTAGCTGGGCTCATGGGCTTAGCAAAGACCAGGTCGACGAGTCGAATCAGCGCTTCCGTTCTTGGATCAAGGGCTCGGAGGCCGAGAATGCTGAGACCAGTGCCCCTGCTGGCTCGGCAACAGACAAGCCCGAGAACAAAGACGATGTCGAGATGCCAGACGCCGAGAAGGCTTCTGGGCCTGAGTCCTGA
- the coaT gene encoding acetyl-CoA hydrolase ACH1 (transcript_id=CADANIAT00008175): MSASALLRSRVRRPSYLNKIAKAEDLIDLFPNGSYIGWSGFTGVGYPKKVPTALADHVEKNGLEGKLKYTLFVGASSGAETENRWARLNMIDRRSPHQVGKEIAKGINNGQIKFFDKHLSMFPSDLTYGWYTLNKPKNRIDVAVIEASAITEDGGIIPGASVGASPELVQMADKVIIEVNTASPSFEGLHDITMSELPPNRKPYLILQPEDRIGTPHIPVDPEKVVAIVESDYPDQTQPNSPEDANSQAIASNLIEFLKHEVKHGRLPPNLLPIQSGIGNIANAVIGGLSKGGADFTNLKVWTEVLQDSFLDLFDSGNLDFATATSIRFSPDGFKRFYDNWERYAGKLLLRSQQVSNSPEIIRRLGCIGMNTPVEVDIYAHANSTCVMGSRMLNGLGGSADFLRSSKYSIMHTPSVRPSKTDPTGVSCIVPFATHIDQTEHDLDVIVTEQGLADVRGLSPRERARVIIKKCSHPDYTPILTDYLDRAEFECLKKGMAHEPHLLFNAFKMHKNLQENGTMKISNWD, from the exons ATGTCGGCTTCCGCCCTGCTCAGGAGCCGTGTCCGACGGCCCTCGTACCTTAACAAGATCGCCAAGGCTGAGGACCTTATTGATCTCTTCCCCAATGGCTCGTATATCGGCTGGTCCGGTTTCACAGGTGTTGGGTATCCGAA GAAAGTCCCCACGGCGCTGGCTGACCACGTCGAGAAGAATGGCCTTGAGGGCAAGCTCAAGTACACACTCTTCGTCGGAGCTTCATCTGGTGCAGAGACTGAAAACCGCTGGGCGAGACTGAACATGATCGACCGCCGAAGCCCTCACCAGGTCGGCAAGGAGATTGCCAAGGGTATCAACAACGGTCAGATCAAATTCTTTGATAAGCATCTCAGCATGTTCCCGTCCGATCTTACCTAC GGCTGGTACACACTGAACAAGCCTAAAAACCGTATTGATGTTGCTGTCATCGAAGCCTCCGCCATCACAGAGGACGGTGGTATCATTCCTGGAGCTTCAGTCGGCGCATCGCCCGAGCTCGTGCAGATGGCGGACAAGGTCATTATTGAGGTCAACACCGCCAGCCCTTCCTTCGAGGGTCTGCACGACATTACCATGTCCGAGCTCCCCCCGAACCGCAAGCCTTACCTGATCCTCCAGCCCGAAGACCGTATCGGTACCCCTCACATCCCCGTCGACCCTGAGAAGGTCGTTGCCATTGTCGAATCCGACTACCCTGACCAGACTCAGCCCAACTCTCCTGAAGACGCCAACTCCCAGGCCATCGCCTCCAACCTCATTGAATTCCTGAAGCATGAAGTCAAGCATGGCCGTCTCCCCCCCAACCTTCTTCCCATCCAATCCGGTATTGGAAACATTGCCAACGCCGTCATTGGCGGCCTCAGCAAGGGTGGCGCAGACTTTACCAACCTCAAGGTATGGACCGAGGTCCTCCAAGACTCTTTCCTCGACCTCTTCGACAGCGGCAACCTCGACTTCGCGACGGCGACTTCCATCCGCTTCTCCCCCGATGGCTTCAAGCGCTTCTACGACAACTGGGAGCGCTATGCTGGCAAGCTTCTCCTGCGCTCTCAACAGGTTTCCAACTCTCCTGAGATCATCCGTCGTCTGGGCTGCATCGGCATGAACACTCCCGTTGAAGTCGACATCTACGCCCACGCTAACAGCACGTGCGTCATGGGCTCGCGCATGCTCAACGGTCTCGGCGGCTCTGCCGATTTCCTGCGTTCTTCCAAGTACAGTATCATGCACACCCCTAGTGTCCGGCCCTCCAAGACAGACCCCACCGGTGTCTCCTGCATCGTTCCCTTCGCTACACACATTGACCAGACCGAGCACGATCTCGATGTGATTGTTACAGAGCAAGGTCTTGCTGATGTGCGTGGCTTGAGTCCCCGTGAGCGTGCACGTGTCATTATCAAGAAGTGCTCTCACCCCGACTACACACCAATCCTGACAGATTACCTGGACCGTGCTGAGTTCGAGTGCTTGAAGAAGGGCATGGCTCACGAGCCCCACCTGCTCTTCAACGCGTTCAAGATGCACAAGAACCTCCAGGAGAACGGAACGATGAAGATTTCTAACTGGGACTAA